A segment of the Aureliella helgolandensis genome:
GGCTTCAGCACCCTGCTGGAACCGCTTCAGAACAGCCGACAAATCGCCCGGCTACTAGCCTTGGAAACCGAGTACGCGATCTACACTTCCGATACCAAACGAGCCCTGCGTGGCTTGCGGTTGATGAAATTGACGGCGGACGCCTACGATTGGAATAACTTTCTAGTTGGCAAGTTGATCAACATTGCCTTGCATGGCATGCAGGAGCAGATGATCCGGCGCTCTCTGCAAGCAGACATTTGGTCCCTTGAAGAACTGGTTGAATTGCGCAGCCTGATTGCCCCCGCCGAGGACATTCAGCAGATCTGGCCCCAGTTGGTTGATTCTGAACGAGCGATGTCGGTAGAGTATCTAGCCGACAGGCAGCGGACCAATGGGCGTTGGGCAGGCATGTCCTGGCTTTCTCAAATCCCCAGCATAAGGCAAGAATACTGGAGGATGACCGAGAGGTGGAGCACGCTTGGAAGCGAAGGTTTGGCAGGATTAGTCCAACGTTCCCATCAGATGGAAGACGATTTTGCAGCCGAGGCTCGATCCGACGTTCTCTCCAATCCTATCTATGCCCTGCTGGGCCCCGCTTACTCTTCAATTGCGACCGCTTTCCAACGGCAAGAAGACACGCGTCGCCTGACGTTAACCGCACTGGGCATAAAACAGTTTCAAATGACCGAAAAACGATGGCCGGAAAACCTAAGCGAACTCGAAGCGGTTGGGCTCTCTCCTACAGAAACCTCAACCTTGACCGAGGGGCCCTTCGGTTTTGAAGTTGCGGACGACAAGGCCTATGTGTGGAGCTACGACCCCAATCCTCGGATGCAGCCCCCCATGGGCGTCTCCAAAGTATCCGCCACTCGCCCCACGCTTGCCCAACAAGAAGATATTGCCACCGCACAAGAAGCACTCTGGTTCTTAGCCGAGATCTGGTAGCCCAGAGTTGTGCGATCCGATCCGAGCTTACTCAACCGACATGTTGATTTGGGAGCGTTTTCAGTTTTACTGCGCAGGGAGTATCCCGTAGCGGTAACCACCTATCCTTGCTTACCGGGCTGTTGAAATAGTAACCCGCCGCGTCAGCAAGGACAGGTGGTCGCCACTACAGGACGATTAGAGATGCCGCCTTCACGTTAAAACTCCAGGCGCTATTAAATCAACAGCCCGTCACGCAGCGGGTTACGATTTCAACAGCCCGTCACGCGGTGGGTTGCGATTCGAACAAGTCGCGGGCCACACGGTTTCAATCCCATTCGCAACTCGATGCTGGTTACGCTAGGATTTCTTCGACGACCCTAGAGGGCTTGGTCAAATTCGAGAGTCGCTGGCTGGCTCCTTGGGACGCATAGGTCAATCGCAAGTGATCGACTCCCATCAGCTTTAAGATCGTTGCATGCAGATCGTGCGGGGTCACCTTATCTTGGACCACGTCGTAGCCAATCTCGTCAGTTCTCCCCAGTGTAAAACCGGGCTTCACCCCTCCGCCCGCTAGCCACATGGTGAAAGCACTGGGATGATGATCGCGCCCCACAAACTGCATCTCCTTGCCGTTGCGATTCTCGCGCATCGGGGTTCGGCCGAACTCACCTCCCCAGATGACCAGCGTCTCGTCGAGCAGACCACGCTGCTCAAGATCTTTTAAAAGCGCGGCGATGGGTTGGTCGACTTCGCGGCAGCGGTCTTTGAATCCCATGTTGATCGCTTCACTAGCAGCCGCCCCGTGAGCGTCCCAGCCCCAGTGGAAGAGTTGGATGAAGCGGACATCGCGTTCGGCCAAACGACGTGCTAGTAGGCAATTGTTCGCAAAAGATTCTTTCCCGGGCTCTGTACCGTAGTCTTCATGCACCTGCTTGCTTTCCTGGGACAGATCGAATGCATCGGTCGCCGAGGTCTGCATGCGGAACGCCATCTCATATTGGGCGATGCGGGTTAGCGTTTCCGCATCCCCATACTCTTCGTAGGCACGACGATTGAGCTTCTCAATTGCATCGAGCGCGTGCCGACGTTCAGCGCGACTCGAACCATCGCTGTTCGATAGGAACAATACGGGATCGCCCTGAGACCGACACTGCACTCCCTGGTAGACACTGGGAAGATAGCCCGATCCCCAGACGCTCTTGCCTGCCGAAGGCATCCGTCCCCCGGAAACTAGGACGATAAAGCCTGGGAGGTCTTCGTTTTCGCTTCCTAAACCGTAGGTAATCCAAGACCCCATCGACCCCGCGCCAAGGTTCTGATTGCCCGTCAGCAAGAGCAATTGCGCGGGGGCATGGTTAAACTGCGACGTCGTCATCGATTTGATGAAGCAGACTTGGTCCGCTACCGACTTGAAATGGGGCAGCCGATCGGAAACCCAGTTCCCAGCCTCACCGACCTGTTCAAACTTGAACTGCGGTCCCAGCATCTTGGGGACGCCCTGAATAAACGCAAAACGCTTCCCCTCCAAAAAGGACTGGGGCGTATCTTGGCCGTCCAACTTTTGCAATTCAGGTTTGTAGTCGAACAGATCCAGCTGGCTAGGAGAGCCTGCCATGTGCAAATAGATGACTCGTTTGGCACGTGCGGGAAAGTGAAGACCTTCCCGCCGAGTCGCCTCAGCCCCTGCAGGAACGTTGTCCGCGGCTTGCGCCGCCTGACTCCCCATCCAGGCAGACGCCAAGCCCACTCCACAGCCGTTGAGGAAATGGCGACGGGTACTCGATTGCAGACGTCGAAATTCTAGCTCTTGCAGTAGATTCATTTGGTCATCGCCCAGTCAGAATTCAAAATGGCTAACGCCACGATACCCAGCGGATTCAGCGCCGCCTCGCGTGCCTCCAGCTCTTGCCTACGATCGGGACTCGGCGGTCGCTCCACGACCGGCTCGTTCGCGCGCTCCGCTTCCAAATATTCCCACAGGCCTAACAAATCATGCAAATCATTAAGTCGTGCCGAACGATTGGTCACCCGATAGAACATGTTGCGAATCGCCCGTTCCACGCGTGCTGTGGTCCGAGAAATATCGGCTTGCGAGTCTTCATCCTCGGAAGCCACCGATTGCCGGACAGCCCCAGCGGCGCCATGCAGATCCTGAGCAGCCAGAGACTCTTCCCAACAACGATCCGCTAGATCCTTGGCCAACTCCGTGTAAACCTGACTATTTAGTGTCACCAGCGCCTGCAGCGGGGTGTTGGTGGCAATCCGTCGCGGGCTGCACACATCGCGACTTGGCGTATCAAACATAATGAAGCCGGGATAGGGGCTGGTCCGCTTCCAGTACGTGTAGAGTCCGCGGCGATAGCGATCTTCGTCGGTCGCCGCCTTCCACTCTGCCCCCGAATAGACCTGCTGCCACACGCCGTCGGGTTGTGGCGGCATAACGCTTGGCCCATTCAGTTTTTCGGTCAACCGTCCGGCAGCCACCAAAGCCTGATCACGGACCATCTCAGCCGTCAGACGCGTGCGAGGTCCGCGTGCCAGCAGACGATTGCGAGGATCAGCCTGCCGCAGCTCAGCATCCACTCGATGATCCTGCCGGTAGGTGGCGGATAGGACTAAGGATTTCAGGAGAGCCTTTAAATGCCACTGTTGTTCATGCTGCTGCGTGTGAGCGAGGTAGTCTAGCAACTCAGGGTGTGAGGGCGATTGCCCACTCACTCCAAAATCTTCGAGCGTTTCTACGATCCCGACTCCGAACAACTCGGCCCAAATGCGGTTCACCCAGACTCGAGCCGCTAATGGATTGTCCTCGGAGACGAACCATCGCGCTAGCTCCAGACGATCGGTAACCGGAATCGCCAGTTCTTCACTCTCGGGTTGGAAGACGCTAGGAATGCCTGGCTGGACCAGCTCGCCGCGTTCGAGCCAATTCCCGCGAATGAACTCGCGAGTGGGTCTAGTCGCGGCCAATGCGCGAGGTACCAAAATTGGTAGCGAGCCCTTGCCCAGTGCATTGTACTGTTTCTCCAAGTCGGCCAACTGCGCGTGCAGCGTCTCGAACCGCTCGCTCGCAAACCAGTTGTTCAAACTTGCTTCATGGGTCGACTCGATGCGAAATCGCCGCAAGTGGTTGGAAAGTCCCCCAGTGACCGAAGCCGACTGCTTGAGCGAGAACACCAGAGTTTCCCCAGAGGCCAGCTGCAGGGGTTCCTCCAACGTGACCACCATCCATCTCGGGCCAAACAACTTGGGATAGCCCCCAAACCCGGCGGTATTGTCTTTCAGCACATCTTCACAGGCAAACGTTCCAGCTCGGAAGTCCGGCACGACGCGGCCCAGAGAAATCTCGCGTTGCTGCTCTCCACGGCTCACTTCGAGCTTCAGGAAAGAGAGGACGGAGCCCTGCTCAGGCCAAGCCGTCGGATCGTCGGAGTCTGGCAAGATCTGCAGGCGAAGGGCGGTAATCGGCTGCGAAATCTCACCTTCAGCATCGGTCGAGAGCGTGTACGTACTGCCCACCGAGACGGTCCCGCCGACCACGCGCACCTCATCGCCAACCCAGCCCAATTCCCCCGAGCTCGACTCCAGTTGACTCAGGGGAAGCAGACTCCACGGGAGCTTCTCTGCTGCAGCCCGTGCAAGATCATCCAGTTGCAACCGCAGTTGTTCGATCTGCCGCTCCAAACGAACCCATTTCTGCCGGTCTTCGGTTCGCTCCAGATAGGGCAGGGTTGGAAAGTCGGAATCGAGGTCAATGTCTTCGGTGTTGTTGAAGAGCGATAGCCCTTGGTAGAACTCCACATTTTGATACGGTTCGTAGGGATGATCATGACACTGCACGCAACCAAAGGTGGTCGCTTGCCAGACGGTCCATGTGGTGTTCAGCCGATCGATGACCGCCGCCATGCGGTATTCTTCGTCGTCGGTACCGCCTTCGGTATTCGTCTGGGTATTGCGATGGAAGGCCGTGGCGACGAGGTCTTCGTACGTGGCCTCAGGCAACAAGTCGCCAGCAAGTTGTTTGATAGTGAATTGGTCGTAGGGTAGGTCCGCGTTAAAAGCGGCAATCAACCAATCACGGTAGGGCCACATGTCCCGATGCGGATCTTTTTCAAACCCCTTGGAGTCGGCGTAGCGAGCGAGGTCCATCCAAAGTGCAGCCCAACGCTCTCCGAAGTGAGGTGATGCTAGCAGACGTTCCACTTCTGCCTCGTAAATGGCATCCGCAGAGCTCCCCTGACCTTCAGCCACAAGGTGAGATTCCAAACGCTGGCGGAATGCTCGCAATTCTTCGGGCGTGGGAGGCAAGCCGACTAAGTCCAAGGATGCTCGACGCAGCCATTGATCGGAGTCTGCGGGGTCGGTTGGTTGCAGTCCCGCTCGTTCGAGACGGCCCCAGATAAAGTGGTCTAGAGGTTGCTTGGCCCAGGCGGAGGAACCCGCCGATTGTGGCACGGCAGGTAGTGTCAGAGCTCTCCGCGACCAATGATCCTGCCAATGGGCCCCCTGCGCGATCCACCGACGAATTAAATCAATCTCATCCGCGGTCAACGGTTCGGGATGCTGGTGAGGTGGAGGCATCCGCAGATCGGGGTCGAACGAGGTAAGGCGCTCAATTAAGATCGATTCCTCAGGCTTCCCCGGCTCGACGATCCAGCCCTCTGAGGGCGAAAACGCATCGGCGTAGACAAAGGACAAATCGCCAGCTTGCTTGACTCCCCCGTGACAACTCGTGCACGCACGCGACAAAATCGGTTGAATATCACGTGAAAACTCTGGCTGCTCTGGCATGGCAGCCCGACGCATTGAGGAGTTCGCGGATTTCACGCCTTCATCGGCCCTCCCCCGTGGGAGAGGTAGCAGCAGGCATAGGCCGACAAGACACCGCAGTTGCCAGCGAATTGCTTTTAGGGGTGACATAAGAAGGCCACTTGATGGGTAGGGTGGAGGGCGGGTTAGACGCGATCCATTATACCACACCTGCCAGTTCGGTCCCCCAATTCCGCTGGCTGCTCCAGACAGCCTGAGCGGGCTCGGCAGCGGATTTTGAAGGGTTACGAGCGTTTTGTCTAGATATAGCGTCTGCGGGTTGCCGGCGTCTGTGCCGCTTGCGTGTTGAGCCACTTGCCACTTGAAGGAAACCATCAAGCCGTGCGCACGACGACCTGGCCACATTCGAAAAACCAGTATCCACAAACGTCCACGCTGGCCACGAAGACATGCCTCGGGCCAGCCGGTGCACAACGGCCGAACCTAGTCACCCCTGCTTGAGCTGGGATGTCGGGAGCCGAATGGAAGCCCCTCTAAGCGTTGATGCGACTTTCGATCTCGGCGACCACGTCATCCATCTTTACACGCACCTGCTCCAGCGAATCGCGATCTCGAATCGTGACGGTCTTGTCACTCAGCGATTCACCATCGACCGTAATGCAATAGGGTGTTCCTGCTTCATCCTGGCGACGGTACCTGCGTCCCACCGCCCCCTTCTCATCGTAGAAGACGTTGAACTTCTGCTTAAGCGCCAAGTAAATTTCCTTGGCTGCTTCTGGCATGCCGTCCTTCTTCACCAGCGGGAATACCGCCGCCTTGATCGGTGCGATGCGAGGGTGCAGCGAGAGTAGGGTTCGCGTCTGCATGTTGCCTTTATCGTCGGGAGCCGAATCTTCTCGGTAGGCTTCGCAGAGAAACGCCAAGGTCGCGCGATCGGCACCCGCCGAAGGCTCAATCACATGCGGTGTATACCGTTCGTTGGTAACTTCGTCACGGTACGTCAAATCCTTGCCGCTGCCACGGTACTTGGGCTTGCCGTGTTCGTTGAGTTGCACTGCCAATGGATTGGACTTCTCATCCAACTTGCCCTCCATATGGCTTCGCAAATCGAAATCACCACGATGGGCGATTCCTTCGAGCTCACCATACTCACCAGCGGGCAGGAAGGGAAATGCGTACTCGATATCGGCCGTACCGGTCGAATAGTGACTCAATTCATCCTGATGGTGTTCCCGGAGGATCAAGCGTTCCCCGGACAGGCCGAGCTTCTTGTACCACTGCATGCGACGATCGCGCCAGAAGGCGTACCATTTCTGAGAAGAATCGGGATGGCAAAAGAACTCGATCTCCATCTGTTCGAATTCACGCGAGCGGAAGGTAAAGTTGCGCGGAGTAATTTCGTTGCGGAAGCTCTTGCCAACCTGAGCCACACCGAAGGGAATTTTGACGCGTGTGCTATCGACGACATTCCGAAAATTGACAAAGATCCCTTGAGCTGTTTCGGGACGCAAGAATGCGCGATCGTCCTCTCCACCAAGGGCACCGATGGTGGTGGGGAACATTAGATTAAAGTCGCGTGGATCGGTCAGCGTACCGGTGGTTGTGGCATCGGGTCCCACCACCGCTTCGAACGAATCGAACGAAGAGAGCACGGCCGTCTTCGATTCCATCTCAATCTTACTGGCATCTTTGGCGCGCAAGCCAAAGTACTTCAGTGCGCGAGTTTCGATCTGTGGCAAGGGGTTTTCACTGTCCATGACCGTTACAAAAACGCGCTCGACCTCCGCCTTGACCGCGTCGGCACCGTGTTGTTTCTTGGCCCCGGTGACCCAAGCACCCACCACGTGATCCCAGCGATAGCGTTTTTTGGACTCGCGACAGTCGACCATTTTATCCACGAACAAATCGAAGTGCCCCGAGCACTTCCAGACCTGAGGGTGCATGATGATCGTGCAATCGAGTCCAGTCATCTCGTACTCGGTGGGAGCTCCAGGCAAGACCGACATATCGTCATGGGCGGTAACCATATCGCGCCACCATGCATCTTTAACATTCCGCTTGAGTTCAACCCCCAGCGGGCCGTAGTCCCAGAATCCGTTCAAGCCACCATAGATTTCGCTCGATTGGAACAAGAATCCACGACGCTTGCAGAGTGAGACGAGCTTTTCCATTTCCATGTTGATGAACTTTCCGTTTGGTCTTTCGGGTAAAGAATGGTTCAGCGTGCTACGCCCGCTTCTTCAAGGTCACAATGCGTGGCAGACCGGCTAGATCTTTGATGACGCGTGGCTCCTGCCAGATATCCCCCACCCAAGCGTCAAGGCTCTCAGCCAGCATGGGCGAAAACTCCAGCACGACGCAGCCATCGGGAACCAACCGCTCCGCCGCTTGCGTCAGAAGCCTCACAATCAACTCGTACCCACGAGGGCCGCCGACGAGGGCCTGACGCGGCTCGTACTGCCGGACCGTCGTATCGAGCGCCTCGTACTCGGGTTCTGAAACATAGGGTGGATTGCTGAGAATCAGGTCGAACTGCAGCTCGGGCTCTAAGCCCTCCAGGAGATTGCTCTGCGCGAACTCCAGCTGTGGAGGATCCAACGCATGCTTAAGAGCATTGCGGCGCGCCACCTCCAACGCTTCCTCTGAGACATCGATAGCGAGCACCTGCGAGTCGGGCAAGTGCTTGGCCACAGCAATTGCCACACACCCACTCCCGGTCCCTACATCAGCAAGTCGCAGTGGCTGAGCCTGTGAACCGCGTTGCGTGCGCAGGGCTTTCGCCTGATCCAGTGCTTCGACCACCAGGTGCTCCGTCTCGGGACGCGGAATGAGCACGTCTGGAGTTACTTCGAAGTCGAGCGAGTAGAATTCTTTGTGCCCTACCAAGTAAGCCACCGGCGCACCCTCAGCGCGGCGTTTTACCATCGCACGAAACTTTGCCTTCACTTCCTCGGAAGGTTCTTCATCGAAAGCAGTATACAACTCAATTCGTCGGCAATCGCGAGACTGGGACAAAAGCACTTCCGCATCCAATCGCGGCGAGTCCGAACCCGATTTCTTAAGATATTCCGTTGTCCAAGTGAGCAGTTTACCAACCGTCCATGTCTCTGCGGCACTCATCCGGCAATCTCCGTATCACCGCGCATCTGATCGCGTTCGTATTCCATTAACGCACCGGTGACGGGGGTAAGATCCCCACCCATCACCTGATCGAGCTTGTAGAGCGTGAAGTTGATACGGTGATCGGTAAGTCGGTTCTGGGGGAAATTGTAGGTCCGGATACGCTGGCTGCGGTCCCCCGATCCCACCAAGCTCTTGCGTGCATCAGACCGCTTTTGATTCTCTTCTTGACGCACATGATCGTAGATCCGGCTCTTCAAAACGCGCAGCGCCTTGGCCAGGTTCTTGAGCTGACTCTTTTCATCTTGGCACTGCACGACGATGCCCGTTTCGTAGTGCGTTAAGCGGATTGCCGACTCCGTTTTATTCACGTGCTGGCCACCCGGCCCACTGGCACAGAATTTATCGACCCGGTAATCATCCTTGGCTAGATTGATTTCCACATCTTCGGGCTCTGCCATGACGGCCACGGTTGCGGCCGATGTGTGCACGCGACCCTGCGTCTCCGTTTCGGGAACTCGCTGGACGCGGTGGCCACCGCTTTCGAACTGCAGCTCACGATAAACACCCTCTCCCTCGAGAGCCAAGACGATTTCCTTGAACCCTCCACGATCACTGACACTCATGTCCATGATCTCGGTCTTCCAGCGTTTATTCTCCGCGTTTCGCTTGTACATCTCGTACAGATCGCGAGCAAACAAGGCTGCCTCCTCACCACCGGTGCCTGCACGGATTTCCATCACACAGCGACTGCGGTTGGCATCCTCGCCACCGATCGTGGCCTCCAACAGTTCATCCCACAACGCCTCGCGCTGGACACGCAGCTTGGCGATCTCCTCTTCTGCCATCTCCCGCTCTTCGGGATCATCACTGCCCGCCATCTCTTCCAAGTCGCGAATGTCATCGCTCATCGTGTTGAAGCTACGAAACTTGTTGGCGACCCGCGCCAGCGTGCCATGCTCACGCGCGTAGTTAGAGATTTTGGACGAGTCCGACATGACGTCAGGCTGCCCCATGAGTCGCTCAAGTTCTTCAAATCGACTCAGCTTGGCCTGAAGATCTTCACGTACGTTCATCTAAGGCTTTTCGACAGTTGGGAGGTGCGTGGTGCGTGAGTAACAGCCCAATGCACGAGCTGAAACGATGCACTACAGAAGACGTTGGAAACCAAAACAGCCCGACGCGACACGCTGGACACGACGGGCTGATCACATTGATTCGAGGCGATAATATCGACTCTCTCTGTTTTCCAAGCTACTTCTTCTTGCCCTTCTTAGGCTGCAAGCTGGCATAAGTCCCCGCTGCAAACTTCGTTTGAAACTTTTCGATGCGTCCCGCGGTATCGACGAATTTCAGCTTGCCGGTATAAAACGGATGGCAAGCATTGCAAATATCGACCCGAATCTCAGGGCGAATACTGCGAGTCGAAAAACTGTTGCCACAACCACAAGAGACTGCGGTGTCTTGATAATTGGGATGAATATTAGATTTCATAACTAGAGATCCCGTTCTGCGTTGTTATCTGTTTCTATGGTTCTATTGGTCTCGCCAAGTCAAACTATCTCGACCTGGAATTATTCCCATGCGTTGATCGGTACAGCCACAAGTAGCGCTGAAGCTGGAAAATGGTAGCTTGGGTTGCCCAAAAGCTCAATGCCAAACCGCCGAAACCACCCTCACGGGCCATCCGATGCCTGAGCAAGGCGTTTTTGGGAGCTGGACGACCACCCTCTGGGACTACAAAAGTGTGGGCGGAGGGTGTTAAAGCCCTGCAATCAACCCATCATTCACTTCCAAACTCTGCTCGCCATCTGCGGTCAACGAGTCGGAAAGGGCTTCCGAGAGGCGTAACTGGAGAGCTGGCATGACGGCAGCCATGGCGGAATCCACTGCTGCACCGGACATGACGCTGGCAGCCGCCTCAGGGTTCGCTAGCTCGCGTTGCACAATGCCACTGGAGGACTCCTCCGAGGAGGAGTCCGAGCGGGAGGCTCCCCAATTCACCCCCTGGATGGTTGGTGAGCTGGGCACAGCGGCGGCCCCCTCACCCTCTGCGCTCAAACTACTCGCAGCTGCGGTTGTCGCTGTCGCAGGCGGAGCCAGGTTGATGGCGGTGGTTCCCCCTTCGATCCTGAGCAAGAGGCTACCTGAGGCTTGCCCCGAGACGTGCACCGCTTGGCTGCCATTGATGGGCACTGAAGCGGTCAGATTCTGCTGAGCGGTATTGGTGCCGGTCACGAGGAGCGTCGAGCGGTCTTCAATTAGGCTCGCGCCCAGGTCGTCGACGTTGGCCCAGTCGCCATACCCGAAGTGGCCCTGCTCGGCACCTGCGGAATCAAGCACGAACCACACGCTGCTCTGCGTCTGGGAGCCGAGGAAATCACGAATGCCAAAGAACTGCGGCCGCAATCCGCCACTGACCGTCATATCGTTCACCACGTCGCCATCGGTGGCGGCGGAATTGATGGTAATGACACTCCCGTCATCATGCAGGAAGGGTTGCGCGGCGCGCGTCAGCGTATAACTACCGGGCGCCAAGTCGGGGAAGGCATAGCTGCCGTCAGATCCTACGGTGGTCGTTTTCGAAACCGTCGCGCCAGTGGTGTCAGTTCCAGTCAGGCTTAGTTCCAAGCCATTGATAAACCCTCCCACCATCGCTTGATCTCCGAAGGTCACTTTGCCGGAGAATTGACGTGGGAGGAAATTTCGCACCGCCACATTTACGGTGGCTGTATCGGTCATGCCATTACCATCGCTGATGGTGTACGTGACCGCAAAATCGCCTTCGAAGGTTGAATTGGGGCTGGTGTAAACCAAGCTCTTCCCGTCAGTAGCGATCGCGATGGTGCCCTTTCCGCTCGGTGGTTGCGACACAGCCGTGATGGTCAGCACTTCCCCAGCGTCTGGATTCAAATCGTTGGCCAGCACATCGAGTGGCGACGAGGCAGCGCTACTCACCGCCGTTAACGTATCGTCGACCGCATCGGGAGCATCGTTGACGGGGGTGACGGTGAACGTCATGAGGCCATCGGATGTCGCCCCTCCGCTATCGCGCAAGGTGTAGGTTAGGATTTCAGTCCCGGAAAAATTCGCACCAGGCTTGTAGAGAACTTGCAGGCCATCGCTGGAGACAGTCACCGTACTGCCGACTTTCGAGACTCCTACCGCTGAGACGCTGAGCGTTTCATCGGGATCATCGGAGCTATCATTCGCCAGCACGTCAAAGGAGGCCTGGGCCGCGTCTTCTGCAACTGTAAAACTATCGTTGACGGGAGTGGGAGGAGGATTCTGGAGATCCACGCTGACCGACACCGTCCCGGTATCCGTTCCACCGCGTCCGTCAGAGAGAGTGTAAGTAAACGTTTCCGAGCCTTGGAATCCGGTCAAGGGAGTGTACCGCAACGTCAAACCACTCGGTCCCACCTGAATTGTGCCACCGGCAGATCCGGTGCTGACTGCCGAGATGGTCAGAGTTTCGGAATTAGAGTCGTCGACTCCCGTGGAATCGTTGGCAAGTACTTCTAACACATTTTGATTGCTGTTGCGGACCACCGAGAACGTATCATTGAGGGCGACAGGAGGATCGTTGATATCGGTCACTTGCACCGTCACCGTCGCAGTTCGCTGCACACCTTCCTGGTTCTGAGCGGTGTACGTAAAGGTCTCGGCACCGTTAAAGTTGGCTGCGGGGGTGTAGACCAAGGTCTTTCCGTCGCTCGCCACGGTAACCGTTCCACCACCCGACGTGTTGCCCACGCTGGCGATTGTCAGCACCGCCCCGCCAGTCACCGAGTCATTGGTCAGTACGTCTAAAGTGCTTGCTCCCGAGTCCTCGTCGAAGTTGAAGACATCATCCTCAAGTTCAAAATTCGCTCCCACGGCAAATTCGTTCTTGCCGTATTCCACGCGGTCGGTGGGGTCCCCGGAGGATTGGTCGTACAGGAGCACATCATGGGCTGGCGAGGCATCGGCCGCTTCGGTGCGCAAATTGGCGTTCCCGGCTGCCTTCGCGAGGAAGGTCACCTCCACGAGAACTCTGGGGTCCGATCCCAACCGCTCAGTGCTCGATGAAAACGCACCCAATTCGTCGATCAAGCCTGCCGTAGTCAGCGAGCCAGAGGGACTCTGCGTGTAGGGACTCGGCCGCGAAATCGGATTGGTAGCGATCGGCTCAATAACCGCTGAATCAAATAGCAGATCCAAATAGGCCGCAAAGACCCCAGTCGCATCGGCTCCGTCGCGGACGTCATCGACGACCACTTGGACTTTGAAGTTTTGCCCGGCGGCTATCGTAGTGATAGGCTGTCCCGACATGTCGACCGTCACCAACGAGAACTTAACCTGCGGCTGCTCAATCACATTCAACGGGACGTTTTGGTTCGTTACATTG
Coding sequences within it:
- the rpmE gene encoding 50S ribosomal protein L31; translated protein: MKSNIHPNYQDTAVSCGCGNSFSTRSIRPEIRVDICNACHPFYTGKLKFVDTAGRIEKFQTKFAAGTYASLQPKKGKKK
- the prfA gene encoding peptide chain release factor 1 is translated as MNVREDLQAKLSRFEELERLMGQPDVMSDSSKISNYAREHGTLARVANKFRSFNTMSDDIRDLEEMAGSDDPEEREMAEEEIAKLRVQREALWDELLEATIGGEDANRSRCVMEIRAGTGGEEAALFARDLYEMYKRNAENKRWKTEIMDMSVSDRGGFKEIVLALEGEGVYRELQFESGGHRVQRVPETETQGRVHTSAATVAVMAEPEDVEINLAKDDYRVDKFCASGPGGQHVNKTESAIRLTHYETGIVVQCQDEKSQLKNLAKALRVLKSRIYDHVRQEENQKRSDARKSLVGSGDRSQRIRTYNFPQNRLTDHRINFTLYKLDQVMGGDLTPVTGALMEYERDQMRGDTEIAG
- a CDS encoding Ig-like domain-containing protein, whose translation is MTRREKRQRFSQWLAEMFGPSGVSSGMSRRTILVEPLESRQLMAGDGFMSLLGITAAESSNPDTSSASHAVVAEGELSGEGEDAIDLVAFAKALTDSGTRFYGASWCEFCTAQKQLFEDGYKYLPFIEVTNADRTPNAVATTEGIIEYPTWEFPDSTRLTGVQSLQTLATRAGITIPLSSTPSVADLPNVTVGLDSPLHVPVDAYDANGNPLTITVTSSDPSILTAEVLTGNQSLKLAIDGYGDMVFELFEDKAPLPTGRVISLANDGFYDGISFHRVVNNFVIQGGDPTGTGSGGSTLGDFDDQYHLDLQHNASGILSFAKSSDDTNDSQFFITEGPQRFLDFQHSVFGILTEGEAVREAISNTATNASDKPINAVTIDSATVFSDTENGVLFLKPTGNGSGPVTITVNVADGEGNTTTKTFTATVAADVANGAPFLNPIPSVETSLNTPVTVNLSSQDAENDTRIYSVQALGSTAFDVTVDSATGVATVTPPTGFTGQLQFRATVRQTTTPTTSSPDDNQVVTVTVTSQSVPTGIDLSDGSDSGISATDNITNSQTLVFNIAGTEVGATVEVRSGGNVVGSAVATGATTAVTVTNVSGLGEGAALFTATQTLNGSTSGESPSLSVVLDRTLPEAASTAGVPANAIVGQPITANLEHSEEGQGLVYSLNSPPTGVTINAQTGQISWTPTAEQLGAHTLEVVLTDPAGNVTNQNVPLNVIEQPQVKFSLVTVDMSGQPITTIAAGQNFKVQVVVDDVRDGADATGVFAAYLDLLFDSAVIEPIATNPISRPSPYTQSPSGSLTTAGLIDELGAFSSSTERLGSDPRVLVEVTFLAKAAGNANLRTEAADASPAHDVLLYDQSSGDPTDRVEYGKNEFAVGANFELEDDVFNFDEDSGASTLDVLTNDSVTGGAVLTIASVGNTSGGGTVTVASDGKTLVYTPAANFNGAETFTYTAQNQEGVQRTATVTVQVTDINDPPVALNDTFSVVRNSNQNVLEVLANDSTGVDDSNSETLTISAVSTGSAGGTIQVGPSGLTLRYTPLTGFQGSETFTYTLSDGRGGTDTGTVSVSVDLQNPPPTPVNDSFTVAEDAAQASFDVLANDSSDDPDETLSVSAVGVSKVGSTVTVSSDGLQVLYKPGANFSGTEILTYTLRDSGGATSDGLMTFTVTPVNDAPDAVDDTLTAVSSAASSPLDVLANDLNPDAGEVLTITAVSQPPSGKGTIAIATDGKSLVYTSPNSTFEGDFAVTYTISDGNGMTDTATVNVAVRNFLPRQFSGKVTFGDQAMVGGFINGLELSLTGTDTTGATVSKTTTVGSDGSYAFPDLAPGSYTLTRAAQPFLHDDGSVITINSAATDGDVVNDMTVSGGLRPQFFGIRDFLGSQTQSSVWFVLDSAGAEQGHFGYGDWANVDDLGASLIEDRSTLLVTGTNTAQQNLTASVPINGSQAVHVSGQASGSLLLRIEGGTTAINLAPPATATTAAASSLSAEGEGAAAVPSSPTIQGVNWGASRSDSSSEESSSGIVQRELANPEAAASVMSGAAVDSAMAAVMPALQLRLSEALSDSLTADGEQSLEVNDGLIAGL